The following proteins are encoded in a genomic region of Novosphingobium sp. PP1Y:
- the dctP gene encoding TRAP transporter substrate-binding protein DctP, with product MIVRSILLALTLLVAGCARPAPEGVTELSYASPYGPNHPFSKADQAWMDWVARVSKGTLRIRPNWSGSLLSSDMSMEELRHGVADIGLITPIYSRGGTHLTRIQAGFYSSAESMPSQLALFDCMLASSPQLASELHGLKVLAVQGGPSLGIVTRNRALHSLDDIKGLRIRAPTELLTVLGSLGADPVNMPMNEVYSALAKGVIDGVVAPADTFRSLHFAEVASYYSTLRIPRGAYPSRAMGEAQWNALSEQQRDILQRGVAVWQDALMQELKVAWQKGYDEAVHSGVAISGMSDADQRRFDALYLQDAERNARGLDRFGIDGLAVFRTARASIAARDQVRCSKQGE from the coding sequence GCGCACGCCCGGCGCCGGAGGGCGTGACAGAGCTTTCCTATGCCAGTCCCTATGGCCCCAACCACCCGTTCAGCAAGGCGGACCAGGCCTGGATGGACTGGGTTGCGCGCGTATCCAAGGGCACCTTGCGCATCCGGCCCAACTGGTCAGGCTCGTTGCTGTCTTCGGACATGTCGATGGAGGAACTGCGGCACGGCGTGGCCGACATCGGCCTGATCACGCCGATCTATTCGCGCGGCGGTACGCACCTGACCCGCATCCAGGCCGGATTCTATTCTAGCGCGGAATCGATGCCGTCGCAGCTGGCGCTATTCGATTGCATGCTGGCCAGCAGCCCGCAACTTGCCTCCGAGCTACACGGCCTCAAGGTGCTGGCGGTGCAGGGCGGCCCGTCGCTGGGGATCGTCACGCGAAACCGCGCGCTGCACAGCCTGGATGATATCAAGGGGCTGCGCATTCGTGCGCCGACAGAGCTTCTGACCGTGCTGGGGTCGCTGGGCGCCGACCCGGTCAACATGCCGATGAACGAGGTCTATTCCGCGCTGGCCAAGGGCGTGATCGATGGCGTGGTTGCACCTGCGGACACGTTCCGCTCGCTCCATTTCGCCGAAGTGGCAAGCTATTACAGCACCTTGCGCATTCCGCGCGGGGCCTATCCCTCGCGCGCGATGGGTGAGGCGCAGTGGAATGCCCTGTCGGAGCAGCAGCGGGACATCCTGCAGCGCGGTGTTGCGGTGTGGCAGGATGCGTTGATGCAGGAACTCAAGGTGGCCTGGCAGAAGGGCTATGACGAGGCCGTTCACAGCGGCGTTGCCATCTCGGGCATGAGCGATGCCGACCAGCGCCGCTTCGATGCGCTTTATCTCCAGGATGCAGAGCGCAACGCCAGGGGGCTGGATCGCTTCGGGATCGACGGGCTGGCCGTGTTCCGCACGGCGCGCGCCAGCATCGCGGCAAGAGACCAAGTTCGCTGCAGCAAACAGGGGGAGTAA
- a CDS encoding CaiB/BaiF CoA-transferase family protein, with protein MSKPLHGIRVADFSHIMAGPYATHLLCLLGAEVIKIEPKHGDGFRNYGGDRRYDGMAPAFIAANAGKKSIALDLKDPEDAKLAREIVGRCDVLIENFRPGVMARLGLDYETVRSFNPEIVYCSVSGYGQDGPQRDWPAIDNIVQATSGMMLLSGSEDDDPIRVGFPIVDTLTGQSAAIAILSATVRRMRGEGGSYIDVSMFDAALAFMTSALTPFTVTGKSMPRLGNTGYSGLPTASLFSARDGREVSLGVVQPNQFAALARFVGREDWLEDERFATPDARRANFDAMKAQLSDVIATRDAADWESGMSAAGIPCGMVRKVEEAVSLAGPGAMLELDGPGLPSQGPVSIPNAGFRMQPEGPGTQAPPPILDADRAAILEWLAKE; from the coding sequence ATGAGCAAACCACTCCACGGCATTCGCGTTGCCGATTTCAGCCACATCATGGCCGGCCCCTATGCCACGCACCTCCTGTGCCTGCTGGGCGCCGAGGTAATCAAGATCGAACCCAAGCACGGCGACGGGTTTCGCAACTACGGCGGTGATCGCAGGTATGACGGCATGGCCCCGGCCTTCATCGCGGCCAATGCCGGCAAGAAGTCCATCGCGCTGGACCTGAAAGACCCCGAAGACGCGAAACTTGCGCGTGAAATCGTGGGCCGCTGCGATGTACTGATCGAGAACTTCCGGCCCGGCGTCATGGCGCGTCTAGGCCTCGACTATGAAACGGTGCGCAGTTTCAACCCGGAGATCGTCTACTGCTCCGTCTCGGGTTACGGCCAGGACGGCCCGCAGCGCGATTGGCCGGCGATCGACAACATCGTCCAGGCCACCAGCGGCATGATGCTGCTGAGCGGTAGCGAGGACGACGATCCGATCCGCGTGGGCTTTCCCATCGTCGATACCCTGACGGGCCAATCCGCCGCCATCGCCATTCTTTCCGCCACGGTGCGCCGGATGCGGGGTGAGGGCGGCAGCTATATCGACGTGTCGATGTTCGATGCGGCGCTGGCGTTCATGACATCGGCGCTGACCCCCTTCACGGTCACCGGCAAGTCGATGCCGCGCCTTGGCAACACGGGGTATTCCGGCCTGCCCACGGCGTCGCTGTTCAGCGCGCGCGATGGCCGCGAAGTGTCGCTGGGGGTGGTGCAGCCCAACCAGTTCGCGGCCCTCGCGCGCTTCGTGGGCCGGGAAGACTGGCTTGAAGACGAGCGCTTCGCGACGCCCGACGCACGGCGCGCCAACTTCGATGCGATGAAGGCCCAGCTGTCCGATGTGATCGCAACGCGCGATGCGGCCGATTGGGAATCGGGCATGAGCGCCGCGGGCATTCCCTGCGGGATGGTGCGCAAGGTGGAAGAAGCCGTCAGCCTTGCCGGGCCAGGCGCCATGCTCGAACTCGATGGGCCCGGGCTGCCCTCGCAAGGGCCGGTCTCGATCCCCAACGCGGGCTTTCGCATGCAGCCGGAAGGGCCGGGCACGCAGGCGCCGCCGCCCATTTTGGACGCCGATCGCGCCGCCATTCTGGAGTGGCTGGCGAAAGAGTGA